The genome window GTTCGGAGGTTGGAAAGCGcgagatggcatctttggagcatcgtttggcttgctcagcgttggtattggcttgttcgaggtaagtaactcttctaatctttaagctgagggtatgaaccctgaatatacatgttatgtgtttgattttgaggtgacgcacatgctaggtgacgggcgtgtgggcgtgcaccgtatgaaCTGTGATTTTCGTtacttctgtggtactgtgtagttacctgaacttgtctgaaatcatgaaatctctacgtactagagttatcgagctgtgattatgttagaaaccatgtctaggctatatgcttatcctgttgggacccactaaggtcatttttgttgttgagtaatctgctttcattgcattacatactcagtcatacgcattcacatgcatatcatatctgagtctctggctttatttattgatgcatcatatcattgtttccgggctagtatcatgatatTGTGATCCCGAGAgattagagagattgatgactgagtgaggccgatggcctgattgtgaggatgattatgggatcgggctgcacgccgctgcGGGTTATATTggcttactatagcacgtgagttgttcttgtagcacgtgagttgtccgtgcgattccagatattgatattatggcacgtgagttgtccgtgcagcacgtgagttgtccgtgcagattatggcgcttgggctgtgggatcccttccggagtctgcacacccccagtgagcgcatatacctactgagtgcgagtgccgagtgctgagtgactggtaggacggagtgaattgatactctgagaatatgcatatgatctttatcactgatttgcatcgcatttggcatgcgaacttgacatacatgcatagagatgcattttttctcatgctgtatagtatcacgtcatttatgagcTCTCATACATTTTGATATATGGGCCTAGAGAGACatcttacacttgctatctgaatgaaaaatgaaacatcttacttattgttgaaaggatttttgggaaaaatcacagcttttaaacttactcgtatttgGATTTCACTAAAAGATTTatgttttcactgagatacttgaaaagaaatgcctattttttttggaactgtgaacgaactgagcattttatttccgagatacctcttttgttacttgtactatgctgttatgaactgttgtggaatattggtgttaggagttatgttgagatatgatcccttgtgttagatttgtgtgttttggttctacggtgtgcgataggttcttagcattgagttgtggtggtacttgttgagtttgcgggacagttctctcgtCTGAGTCATTTTGTTTTTCAggattgagtatatttggaatattgcttattggtgcacagattgcacaagttatggctttagattgtattgatgtgtcatgttacTAGAGTGgccgtgttggatgagatgaggtcattggacctagaatgaatACTATCGGAATAGATTACAACgtggttggaaggataatatcgaaagtcggcttagaaatttgctatagttcttgtcgaaggagagggaatTCCATGACTGGTtaatctgatgaatggttatgagtttctgtgtgtttctttcatcatcggcagtgtacgaaggttttagaatggagtcttggTTGATATGAGATTTATTATCGGCATtgggttattttgagcagctactgtgattagaaatcattgctacaagtatctgtgttatgtgatatatcatgcGATTGTATATTGGGTTATGGTTGCGGCCTGGTACatcttgtttagacttatacagggTGTAGGTtacgagattcagatcttataagaaattctggaagttggaaattggattctaaggcttgtgggctaggttgaattgagaaatttcagttatgttgtgttatcggacctatatgggatagggtgacatgggatcaccctcgggtacgtgcatggtaaggttatacgacTGTTTAATGATtttgggaacaactcttggcatgttcgaggacgaatgtatgtttaagtgggggagaatgtaacgacccaaccggtcattttgagcatttgcacttccctcggtagtttacgggcgtgagtagctccgtatgatgtattttgatttgtgtgaatcgtcagttttgattttcaggttattcgggactgatttggaagaatgattctcaactagggagctttaaatttgaaagagttgaccaagtttgactttttagcatttgacctcggattggaattttgatgattatgttagctccgttgggtgattttgagcttaggtgcgcatccggattgtgatttggaggtctgtggttgaatttggctcgaaatggcgaaagttaaaattttgaaaagtttgaccgggagtggactttttgatatcggggtcggattcagattccggaagttggagcaggtctgtaatgtcgaatgtgacctgtgtgcaaaatttgaggtcaatcggacgtgatttgataggtttcaacatcggttgtggaagtttgaagtttcaatattcattgatttcgagttgttttgatgttgttatgtgtgatttgaggcctcgagtaggtctgtgttatgttattgtacttgttgatatattcggacggggtcccgagtggctcagatGAGATTTAGATGAGGTTCGGATCACTTTCGTTGCATAGTGCATTGTTgaaggttgctggttctggtgtgatcgcacatgcggctGATTTTACGCAGgtacgatggtcgcagaagcgacagagGAGTCGCAGAAGCATGAAGGGGAGCTGGGTGTGAGGATCGCAGGTACGTgtgcttggacgcacctgcgcaaccgcagATGCAGTTCAAGAgcgcagaagcgcgatcgcagaagcgacttaaagaccgcagatgcgagggaTTGCTGGGTCAGGCTGTTTTCGCAGAAGCAAATTTttaccgcaaatgcggaatcgctggacagaagctatattatcgagggttttggttctttcttcatttttgggagctatggagctcggattgaggcgattcttgaagcaattttcaccatatgaattggggtaagtgttctctattcggttttggttatatttcatgaatctatcttcgtttttggtaattggattgtgaattttaaagagaaaattgggggttttggcctaaagtttcataatgtgaatttttcagttttgaacatcaaattggagtcggatttgagtgaaactagtatggttggactcgtaattgaatgggttgttggattttataaattttgtcgagttctgaggtACGGGCACGGGTTGGGCTTTTgaccgattttgggcttttgattcaggatttgatctttttcgactaggattggttcctttagcattgttttatgcacttgagttgtttttggttagttttgggccgttcggaggtcgaaacGCGTGGTATGGCATCTATGGAGcatcatttggcttgctcggcattggtattggcttatttgaggtaagtaattcttctaatctttaAGCTGAGGGTAttaaccctgaatatacgtgttatgtgtttgattttgaggttatgcacatgctaggtgacgggcgtgtgggagtgcaccgtgtgaactgtgatttccGTTATTTCTTTGGTATTGTGTATTTACCTGAACTTgtttgaaatcatgaaatctctacgtactagatttatcgagctgtgattatgttagaaaccatgtctaggctacatgcttatcctgttgggacccactgaggtcatttctgttgttgagtaatctgctttcattgcattacatactcagtcatacgcattcacatgcatatcatatctcagtctctgttgttatttattgatacatcatatcattgtttccgggctggtatcatgacattgtgagcccgagagactggagagattgatgactgagtgaggccgagggcctgagtgtgaggatgattatgggatcgggctgcacgccgcagcgggtcagattggcttactatatcacgtgagttgtccgtccgattccagatattgatattatggcacgtgagttgtccatgcggattatggcgattgggctgtaggagccccttcggagtctgcacaccccaatGAGCACatatacctactgagtgcgagtgtcgagtgctgagtgccaGTGCccagtgccgagtgccgagtactgagtgactgggaggacggagtgaattgatactctgagagtatgcatatgatctttatcactgatttacatcgcatttggcatgcgcacttgacatacatgcatatagatgtatttttcctcatgctgtatagtatcacgtcatttatgagcTCTCATATATTTTGACATATGGGCCTAGAGAGACATCTTACACTTGCTATCCGAatggaaaatgaaacatcttacttattgttgaaaggatttttgggaaaaatcacagtttcaaacttactcgtatttggCTTTCACTAAAAAATTTGGGTTTTCaatgagatacttgaaaagaaatgcctatttttttggaactgtgaacgaactgagcattttatttctgagatacctcttttgttacttgtattatgctgttatgaactgttgtggaatattggtgttggacccgacctttatgttagctcgtcactactttcaacctaaggttatgtttgttacttattgagtacatggggtcagttgtactcatactacacttctgcaccttgcgtgcagatattgactgctgacgttgctgtgatcgacgggagccggaattgaagatgtacatgcgtcccggttgtagctgcctcttgttcgtggtagctttagatctataaaaactctgtttatgtacctttcaaacagacgatgtatttatttcatttcagctttgtaaactctattcttagaagctcatgatttgtactatcagtccttggatatgtataaaattcagtaaattactatcgtttatttgtcttgttaatatcattggaattggatagttactagttgacttacctagcgggttgggttgggtgccatcacgactagtggatttgggatcgtgacaaaaaataaaaataaaatatatatatatatatatatatatatatatatatatatatatatatatatatatatataaggtgaCGTGGCACTCTCTATGGACATCaaatgtatttttcttttttctcaaatGTTTTGGCTTTTCTCCCATTTTTTCTTTTCTATGTGCTATTTAAAAAATGTCCAACAGTCACTTCTTAAAATTGTAACGGTTAGCACATTGAAACGTCACACCTTTAATACTATTAACTACATATAATCCTCTCTTCCCTAACCGTTTCTACAAGAAATGCTTGCACATTTCATTATCATTTTCGTATTTTTGGGGATGATGCACAATTCTTCCTTTATTTTGGGTGCTTAGTGaaatttttgaaatagaaatataTATGTCTCTCTGCCATGAAAAAAAGACGAACCATACTGTGAGGATGCAGATCTTCGGTTGATCCGTTTGCATGAGAATAAACTTTTATTGATTGAATAATAGAAGAACAACAAAGAGACATTCAGCACAATTTCATGTTGATGACAAAGCCAAGGCAAATACACATGCTTCAAAAAAGAATGGTCAGGCAATTACTAAAAGCAATCGATGGGAAAGTTTGCACGTCAGACTACTTTGGTTTATTCCTAGGTTTACTTGAAGATTAAAAGTTacaattaaaaaatttattttcgtGAAGGTTCCATAGTTTATCGAAAGTTTGTTTCCAATTAGTCGCGGCTACTAAAGCAGTCGGTTGGATTTGATTAAGATCACTTTGGTCCCATGCTTTGTTAGGCATGGATCGATCCACTGTTTCtactatttcttttttcttatatatttttcaatttaattcacTCCATGCGATAAGTATTTAACCATTCTTAATAGAAGATTGTTATTTTCGAGTTTCTGAACGGGACATGCATTACATCTTGCTCCAGCGAATATTGTTGATACGGACAAAAAACTGGAAGTGATGTATTGTATGTGAAAATATGAAGTGTGTCTCTCCTTTGCGGGTAATctcaaattttatttatttctagCTGTTTGATGCTATATATTTCTTTATCTatattatttttctctcttttatttttttgattgaGTAAACACGCTTCCGCTTCTAGATTGGCACAAGATATTTAATCATTCAGCTaaacaaaattagaattttggaaTTATATTGCTGATAGAAGTTAGAGGAATACCATTAGGAGCATTCAAGTCTCTTGGAGAAAGTTGTCTTAGAACTTAGAAGTGGTTGAAATTCAATTATTTTTCTCCTATGCTGGGTGATTAGAACTTGAATTGGATTTTGCTTTGAATAAACCTAAAGGTCTCCTCTTTCTTCCGCTTCCTTCGATTATCATTTTGTTTTAAATATATTATTGCCTCTTGATTTAATTATGTGCATATATTATCATGCATGGGAATATGTTGTCATTTaatcaagttaagatcctttttttaaaattctttttaattttattttgggcAGTGGAAGGAATGTATATCAAGCGCGTAATTAAAAGCATGAATGATATCTTGGAAAGTTCTTGGTTATTGTTTGCCTAATTGTTTGTCTTATCTAATAATTATATGCTCCAAAATAATAAAAGGGAATAGGTCTATTGGCTTTTTACAATTttgaaattaagaaaatattttttttatctttttgtgCAAAAAAATAGATCTCTTACGTATAAAAACAAATCTCTCAtgtacaaaaaaaaagaaaaagaaataaggtCATATAACTAAAAACAAATTTGTAATAGACCATAAAATcatttgatcccaaaataataGACGACAAAAAGGAAGGAAAAAGGTTATGTCCAAGATTTAGGAAGTCAGAATAGTTAGAAAATGAATGTTACTCCTAACATATCCATTTGCTTCCTTTTTTCTTTGTATTTCCTGGGTAGTTACTGCTATGTAACTAATAGATTGTCAAAGAATATAGATGCTGAAAGAAAATTGTCTCATTGAATAGAAAATAGACAATCTTTGCTTTTATTGTAATTATTTCTCGTGCATTTGCATATGAGAAGGtttgatttttaaaaaataatttcagtaATTATATTTAGTCCAGACATAATTGATGGGTAGATTAAAAAGTAAAACTTAATTTTGTTTGATTTAGGGTCCGACAATTAGAAAGTGAACTAAATTGTGTTCAATCATTTTTACCCGGATACACTTATTTTTAGTTATTTTGAGTTGAGCTCATATTTTAAAACCATGTTTAGAATGTGTTGAAATGCTTGGATTTCTTAGAGATGGATAACCTTAGATGAATTCTATGTTATACTTGGTACTTAATAGTGTCCTATTCATGCTTTCTTATTGTATTAGGTAAAAGTTTGATTTGTTAAAGGTGAACATAATTTATCTAGCCCATTTAGTGAATTAGTGATGATTGTGAACTATTATAAGTGTTGGAATTGACTGAAAATAATGCCCGCGATAACGAGAAGAACATAATTATTTCAAAGCATCTACTCTTAGCTGTGAGGGATAATAAGGAACTGGAAAAACTGGTAACGATGCACATTGTAATAAGTGGTGGAGCTTGAATTTTCATTAAGGaatgtcaaaatataaagaaataaactcaccaaGAAGTCAAGAGAtgtcattatatagtatatatacatatttttttaaaagttatcgagctatacagtgtaatttttcggcgaaggggtGTCGGGTTGACACCCTTTTggtgcatgtggctccgccactgattGTAGTGTTCTTCAAATATCAACTTGAATTGTTGCCTATAAACACTTATTATTGCTAGCCAAAAACTTTATGTTTCATTTATATAAATTGTTATCTTCTCAATGTAtaactaaaaataatttaaatgtcTTTATTTGTACCATAAATAGAAGTTAAcactaatataaaaaataattcaagTGTATGAATTAGTGTATAGCTTAACACAAatgcatttttctttttaataaaaaAGAATGATAGTGTCTAAACTActatttatattaattattggtATGTTGATCTTTTTTTATAGATTTATTGTATTTTTATGACCGCCCGAAGCACATATAAATTTACTAGTttatatataattgataaattatatatgaCTATGTAATTAAGGtaaaacttgattaggaatgatgataaaGTTTCATATGCATTATAATTATAAGAAgataaaaatttctttaaaccAAAAGCTAgtcaaacaaaacaaaaaaaaaaaaaaaaaagggggggaaGGGACAACACACATCTAGCAATGTGGCCCTTTTGGCATATTCCGTATGAGAAGAGATCCGATTCTGTTGGCTCGCCTCTTATCTCTGTTgttaaaaagtatttttcaacAACTTCCATTTGGCAAACCCAGTCTATAACAAGTTAACAACACTCCACAGCAATGACACAATTTCTTGCCAATATGGCAATGCTTTTGATTTTTTCCTTTTAGTATTTGTTAAAACTTAGAAGGAAGACCAATATTAGCTTATTCACAGAATAATCTTTTCTAACACTCTTACTAGTTTTTACGAAATTGTAACAAACAAGGCTAAGCTTTTATTAAAGAAAAGAAATATCTTTATCATAAATGAAATGAGTAAAAGAAACTCGAAATAATTGAAAATTGGGAAGGTATTTAATTACGTAATAAATTGGGAACTAATTACGATGATAATGTTAAACATCTGTTAAACACTCCACTCCCAACATCAAAGAAGCTCTAGCCATGGCTGTAAACTTGAGGAATCACAGCTTATTAATCACTTTCTTGTTCCTTTTTCATTTCTTGCCTTGGCGGCAGATACATGGGTTAAAATCACCACTTAATCCAAAGGATATTCTGCCTTTTTTACCAAGGCAGGTCTCATGGCCTATCCTCAACTCCCTTCACAGTGCTGTGGACTTATTGCCTGCTTTTGTTGGGGCTGCTTCAATCGCAGAAAACAATACACTAGAGTGGAAAGGTGCTTGCTTTTACAAGAATACTGCTTGGTTAGAGCTTCATAATAAGTCTCAAAGTCAATTTGGTGGAGGCACTCTTCATATCAAGGTCTCCCTCTATCTAttttgcttcttctttttcttcttcttttttcatgtGGGTGTTGGCAATAGCTATTTTTCAAATTTCACCTTGTTTTCTTGTGTTTTCAGTTGTTTTTATATGTAAGTTCGTGGTCCATCTGTGTATTGGAGAGTTTGGGGATGATGTTTGGcccaatttaaattttttattgtcAGTTGGGTCTGGATTGCGAAAATGTCTTTCCATTGTTTATTATATTTTGAGTTAATATTTAGGTGATCCAGAAAGATTTTGTATAATATTAGACTGGAAAGAGCTTAAATGGAGTGATATTAGTGATATTGCATATAGCCGATCAGAGGCGGACGCACACTAGGGAGAGGGATCCCAGCACCCGAAAACTTCGATAAAAACTCCATATATACTTGCAAATGTCTTCATTATGAGATGAATTTATATTGAATGTTATGGTGTCCCCGACCACTGAATCCTGGGTCGCCTCTGTAGCCGATCCAACTTGCTTGGGATTGAAGCATAGTTGTGGTTGCATTCTTTGGGTGATCTGTGGATTTAGTTAGCTAATGAGTCCTTGGAACTTCTCGGAAAGTTTCTTTTGTTGTTAAATATCTATATCTATTGATTTGGTTGCCAGATTGACGGACAATTTTACTGGAAGTTAAACTAATCTTTATCCTTTGCTCTACTCCTCTTCATGGGAAGCTCTAAGAATTTACTTTTCTCCAACTAATATTGTTAATTGAACTTACTGCATGCTTGTGGAGTAGAGGTATCTTTTTGGGAAATCCCAGTCTTTGCATTTATTAGATGTTGCTTATATTCACTTGCAACTATCTTGAGCTTGCAGAAGTTGCAAATACAGATGTTGTGGACTGAATGTATTTAACGATTCCGAATGAAAACATTTTGGAAGCAAAGTCTGCATAGATTATTATTAATGATTATTTGTTCTCTGCCTGTGTATATGTGATACATTATTGATCATATAATTGATGGATTGTATTTTGGACTTCCTCTATAGCTCTTTAGTGCATTCTCTTGTAATGCTCAGATGGGAAGAGTTCCCAATTTAATATCAATTCTTGATCTGTTGTTGTGCTTTTttcttatatttgtatttgtgtttCTATTACAATATTATTCAGGTCGttgataaaaaaatatattattcagGTCAGCAATGCACACAGTTGGACATGTATGGACCTTTACATCTTTGCAACCCCATATCGTGTAACATGGGATTATTACTTTTTGTCTCGTGAACATACCTTTGAAATCAAAGAGTGGAAGTCTGAAACTGAGTTAGAATATGTGAGTCACCATCCTTTCTTAAATGAAACTAATTGGTCATTGATCTAAAGCATAAATTCATTATAGTCTAATGGATCAAACTTAATTGAAACAGGCCAAATATAAAGGGATCTCAATTTTCCTATTGCAAGCAGGAATGTTAGGAACCCTTTCAGCACTATGGGATTTTCTCCCTTTGTTCACGAATACTGGATGGGGTGAGAACTCAAATATTGGGTTTCTAAAGAAACATATGGGTGCTTCATTTGAAGTACGTCCACAGCCGTGGGTCACAAACCTTACTACTGATGACATTCATTCTGGAGATTTTCTTGCAATATCAAAGATTAAAGGTACCTGGGGTGGTTTTGAGACTATGGAGAAATGGGCAACAGGAGCCTATGCTGGCCATACCGCTGTTTGCTTGAGAGATGCTGAAGGGAAACTATGGGTTGGCGAATCTGGACATGACAATGATCAGGTGGTGTATTAAAACTATTATTTCATATGATGTTACTCCTTGGTAATTGCTTCTTCTTTCTTGGGAGCAAGGGCAGATGCTCTTACATGCTCACCTCCTGAAACCTCCCCACCTCCAACCAactcaagaaaaaaaaaaaggaagacgGCATAACTGAAAGATAAGGAGAATGGAGATAATATGTCATCTCTATGCAATATTTGCACCAATTCTGTTCTTTGCGTTTCCTTTCAGGGAGAAGATGTGATTGCTATACTACCATGGGATGAATGGTGGGAATTTGAGCTGACAAAAGACGATACCAATCCACATATTGCATTGCTCCCTTTGCACCCTGACCTCCGGGCCAAGTTTAATGAAACTGCTGCTTGGGAATATGCAAAAAGCATGGCAGGAAAACCTTATGGTTACCATAACTTAATATTTAGTTGGATAGACACAATTGATGGAAATTATCCTTCGCCCTTGGATGCTCATCTGGTAATGCATGTTATCTTCAGATCATCAGTCTTTCCAATCTTTTCTATGCCCTGTTATCTTGAAGGTGGTATCTTCCATACAGTCCTTTACTATCTAATTCCTCTGGTCTGCGAGTATAGCAAAATTCTGCTTTGGCTGTATATTGTTCTTTCAAATACATTAGATAATCCCAAGTCAAAAGCTAACTTAGACCTCATCATATTTTGTTGATCAGCTAAAGCGGTAATATGCTGGCACATGAAGTGAAATTGATGAAATGCCTTCATTTCAGGCACAGACTAGTTATATCGAAATAATATAGGACTCAGAACTTTTGGTGGGTCTTAAAGCTGCAGGTTTCATTTTTCGAACAGTATCTAGATTTCCATATGGGGTAGCTGCTTTAAATTTTAGTGTGATGTTATTCCCGTTGAGCTTCATTTGACTGCTAAAAATAttatgatgttttatacttcaatgccacacaagagggggcgatttgtgtggtgtccaattttcgcgtgcactgattatagaaggacctggttcttctatgtgtttcttatactactgttgcaaaaatagtaaatatgtgaagtaaagaacacaagtatttttacgtggaaaacacccggctcaaaaggtgaaaaaatcacgacctactactGATTAGGATTTTCCCCAACAGTTCACTGAATCACCgagccaaaacaacatttacaaaactctttgtaaacctaaggattacctctaatcccgttgtggcaaccaagcctctaactgttgcgacaacttcaagttaactctaacttgaatagtcagagtacctaatacaattgcctctagataaagttgAAAGGTATAATTTGAAAAGCCCTACtttaattgaactagaataaaagacacacacttggaactggttcttctatctggttcatgtagcttcagattCGCACACTTGACTCATACAAGagttgcttgcaaaatgccttgctattttgctctcaactcaagTTTAACTTCAGTGTTTGTGcgtacctgtagaatgagaacatcctgcaatatatagagttagtagaataggaaataactagagttctaatgctatactcttccatggtggaagagttctagttatcttcaacttctaattcctcccttatctaggatagagttctcttcgagtaaggaatccttctccttatcatttatgcaacatttttcgttcaggagatatcagatataaccacttaagcttatctccttcacgtgcatgccttgtgctAGAGTttttttgtcaatcatcaaaacaaatttCACTTGGGCCAACATATTATGATTCAAGTGTTCCATAGAATTCCGCAAACTATGCATGTTTGCTTGAGCGCTAAATATTTGATAGGTTTAGTGTCTCGTGAGAGCTGGAAATGGAATTTGTTCTGGTTTAACAATATTAAAGTGCCGTATGATCATGAATGAGCTTGAAATTACTCTAGGAAGATATCACATTTATACGTGAAAAACAATTGAAATCAGAAAGTTGAGGGTGAAAGAAGGGTGAG of Nicotiana tomentosiformis chromosome 7, ASM39032v3, whole genome shotgun sequence contains these proteins:
- the LOC104107565 gene encoding uncharacterized protein isoform X1 — translated: MAVNLRNHSLLITFLFLFHFLPWRQIHGLKSPLNPKDILPFLPRQVSWPILNSLHSAVDLLPAFVGAASIAENNTLEWKGACFYKNTAWLELHNKSQSQFGGGTLHIKVSNAHSWTCMDLYIFATPYRVTWDYYFLSREHTFEIKEWKSETELEYAKYKGISIFLLQAGMLGTLSALWDFLPLFTNTGWGENSNIGFLKKHMGASFEVRPQPWVTNLTTDDIHSGDFLAISKIKGTWGGFETMEKWATGAYAGHTAVCLRDAEGKLWVGESGHDNDQGEDVIAILPWDEWWEFELTKDDTNPHIALLPLHPDLRAKFNETAAWEYAKSMAGKPYGYHNLIFSWIDTIDGNYPSPLDAHLVASVMTVFNQLKPAYASNLWNEALNKRLGTQQMLMQNLSLPNILVEVEKRGSSFAELLTIPEQDDWDYSDGKSASCVAYILEMYKEGGLFGELASSIQVTEFTIKDAYTLKFFENNSSRLPKWCNADDSVKLPFCQIRGKYRMELPGYNTMDPYPRMNERCPSMPPKYYRPQGC
- the LOC104107565 gene encoding uncharacterized protein isoform X2 — its product is MAVNLRNHSLLITFLFLFHFLPWRQIHGLKSPLNPKDILPFLPRQVSWPILNSLHSAVDLLPAFVGAASIAENNTLEWKGACFYKNTAWLELHNKSQSQFGGGTLHIKVSNAHSWTCMDLYIFATPYRVTWDYYFLSREHTFEIKEWKSETELEYAKYKGISIFLLQAGMLGTLSALWDFLPLFTNTGWGENSNIGFLKKHMGASFEVRPQPWVTNLTTDDIHSGDFLAISKIKGTWGGFETMEKWATGAYAGHTAVCLRDAEGKLWVGESGHDNDQGEDVIAILPWDEWWEFELTKDDTNPHIALLPLHPDLRAKFNETAAWEYAKSMAGKPYGYHNLIFSWIDTIDGNYPSPLDAHLVASVMTVFNQLKPAYASNLWNEALNKRLGTQNLSLPNILVEVEKRGSSFAELLTIPEQDDWDYSDGKSASCVAYILEMYKEGGLFGELASSIQVTEFTIKDAYTLKFFENNSSRLPKWCNADDSVKLPFCQIRGKYRMELPGYNTMDPYPRMNERCPSMPPKYYRPQGC